TCGCCCGCATGAAGCTGGATTCGGTAGTAATCGCACCTCAGAAGGGTGCGGTGAATACGTCCCTGCTCCTTGCACACACCGCCCGTCAAAGCACCCGAGTGAGGTCCGGATGAGGCCACCGTAACGGTGGTCGAATCTGGGCTTCGCAAGGGGGCTTAAGTCGTAACAAGGTAGCCGTAGGGGAATCTGCGGCTGGATCACCTCCACAGACCGGGACCAGGCACCACGCCTGGCCCACTATCGACTCGTCCGACGTCGTCCGTCCGGGCGCTTTAGAACCACCAAGGCTCGGAACCTGAACCTCATGCTGGAACGCCCTGATATCAGAGGCGTCTGGGTTCGACTCCCAGGGAGGTTCGTACCTTCAGGGTGAAATCAAATCGCTCCCCTTAAGTGTGGGACGACGAAACGATTTCATCCTGAAAGAAAACCGATGCACCATCCCGTGCAAGCGAGGGTGGGAAGGGTCGAACGTATGCCCGGCGACTACCGGGGTGCGTGATGAAACCGTGTGTAAACGCAATCCAGACGTCCACTGGACCTTTCACCAGGTAACAGTGAACGTCCCACTCAGCGTGGCTACTTTGCCACCTGGTGGATGGCTCGGCTCGAGTGCCGACGAAGGACGTGCCAAGCTGCGAAAAGCCGTGGGGACCCGCACGGAGGGTAAGAACCACGGATCTCCTAATAGGAATCCTCTCGCAATTGCCTTGCGCAATGGGGAACGCCGGGAATTGAAACATCTCAGTACCGGCAGGAAGAGAAAGCAATCCGCGATGTCGTTAGTAACGGCGAGTAAACGCGACACAGTCCAAACCGAAGCCCTCACGGGCAATGTGGTGTTCGGACTGACTCTCACTGCTCGACCGTCTGCGTGAAGTCTCTTGGAACAGAGCACGATACAGGGTGACAGTCCCGTAACCCAGACCAGTACAGCACGCGTCAGCTCCAGAGTAGCGGGGGTTGGATATCCCTCGTGAATATGGCAGGCATCTACTGCCAAGACTAAATACTACTCGAGACCGATAGTGAACAAGTAGCGTGAGCGAACACTGAAAAGCACCCCGAGAAGGGAGGTGCAATAGGGCCTGAAATCAGGTGGCGATGGAGCGACGTGGCACGAAAGGTCCTGTGAAAAACGACCTGGCCGCAAGGCCGCAGTAGGAATCACAGGAAGCCGGTGTCGCGTCGTGCGTTTTGAAAAACGAGCCAGGGAGTGTATCTGATCGACGAGTCTAACCCGTGTACCGGGGAAGGCGTAGGGAAACCGACAAGGCCGCAGTATTACCAGGGCCGCCGTGTTCAAGCGCGGGGAGTCGACCGGATACGACCCGAAACCAGATGATCTATGCGTGGGCAAGGTGAAGCGTGCCGAAAGGCACGTGGAGGCCTGTTAGAGTTGGTGTCCTTCAATACCCTCTCGTGACCTACGTATAGGGGTGAAAGGCCCATCGAATCTGGCAACAGCTGGTTCCAGCCGAAACATGTCGAAGCATGACCTCTGCTGAGGTAGTTCGTGGGGTAGAGCGACCGATTGGGAGACTCGCCGTCGAGAGACGTCGACCTCCCTGTCAAACTCCAAACCTACGAACGCCGTCGATGCAGGGAGTCCGGTGTGCGGGGTAAGCCTGTGCACCATGAGGGAGACAACCCAGAGTCGGGTTAAGGACCCAAAATGCGGACTAAGTGCGATTGAAGGTGGTCTCAAGCCCTAAACAGCCGGGAGGTGAGCTTAGAAGCAGCTACCCTCTAAGAAAAGCGTAACAGCTTACCGGCCGAGGTTTGAGGCGCCGAAAATGATCGGGGCTCAAGTCCGCTTCCGAGACCTGACGATGCTCTTGATCGAGCAATTCCGTAGGCTGGCGCTCTATACGGGTGGAAGCACGGGTGAGAACTCGTGTGGACCGTATAGTGACGAAAATCCTGGCCATAGTAGCAGCGTTAGTCGGGTGAGAACCCCGACGGCCGAACGAGCAAGGGTTCCTCGACAATGCCAATCAGTCGAGGGTTAGCCGATCCTAAGTCACACCGTAATTCGAATGTGACAACAGGGAAACTGGTTAATATTCCAGTGCTCTCATACACTCAAAGCTGACGCTTTGGGGACAATCGAGCTGGGCCTTCGCCCAGTCGAACCGTGGAAATCCGTGGAAGCCGTAATGGCACGAAGCGGACGAATCACGGGATAGCGCAAGTCGATCGTACCTAGAGCCCGTGAAAAGGCGAGTATGAGATTCGTACCAAGAACCGACACAGGTGCTCGTGGCAGTGAAAGCCAAGGCCTGTCGGGAACAACCGACGTTAGGGAATTCGGCAAGTTAGTCCCGTAAGTTCGCGATAAGGGATGCCTGCCCTGTATAGGGGCAGGTCGCAGTGACTCGGACGCTCCGACTGTCTAGTAACAACATAGGTGACCGCAAATCCGCAAGGACTCGTACGGTCACTGAATCCTGCCCAGTGCGGGTATCTGAACACCTAGTACAATAGGACGAAGGACCCGTCAACGGCGGGGGTAACTATGACCCTCTTAAGGTAGCGTAGTACCTTGCCGCTTCAGTAGCGGCTTGCATGAATGGATCAACGAGAGCGTCACTGTCCCAACGTTGGGCCCGGTGAACTGTACGTTCCAGTGCGGAGTCTGGAGACCCCCAAGGGGAAGCGAAGACCCTATAGAGCTTTACTGCAGGCTGTCGCTGGGACACGGTCGCTAATGTGCAGGATAGGTAGGAGTCATTACACAGGTACCCGCGCTAGCGGGCCACCGAGACATCACTGAAATACTACCCATTAGTGACTGTGACCCTCACTCCGGGAGGAGGACACCGGTAGCCGGGCAGTTTGACTGGGGCGGTACGCGCTTGAAAAGATATCGAGCGCGCCCTAAGTCCATCTCATCCGAGTCGGAGACTCGGAGAAGAGCGCAAGAGCATAAGATGGGCTGACAATGATCTTCCTAACGAGGATCGTTGACGCGAAAGCGTGGTCTAGCGAACCAATCATCCTGCTTGATGCGGGAGATTGATGACAGAAAAGCTACCTTAGGGATAACAGAGTCGTCACGCGCAAGAGCACATATCGACCGCGTGGCTTGCTACCTCGATGTCGGTTCCCTCCATCCTGCCCGTGCAGAAGCGGGCAAGGGTGAGGTTGTTCGCCTATTAAAGGAGGTCGTGAGCTGGGTTTAGACCGTCGTGAGACAGGTCGGCTGCTATCTATTGGGGGTGCTATGGCACCTGACGTGAACGTTCGTATAGTACGAGAGGAACTACGAATGGTGACCACTGGTGTACCGGTTGTCCGAGAGGGCACGTGCCGGGCAGCTACGTCACACGGGGTAAGAGCTGAATGCATCTAAGCTCGAAACCCACATGGAAAAGAGGTGCCGCTGAGACCACTCGTAGAAGACGAGTTCGATAGACTCGGGGTGTACGCGTCAAGGCAACGAGACGTTCAGCCCGCGAGCACTAACAGGTCGAGCCACACAATCATACCGCATACTGGGATCGATCACCGTTCTGGTGAGAGGTCCAGGCGTTAACTGGATTGCGTTTACACACTGGTTTCAAGACCACCGATATTGGATCATGGTCGCGGTTCGATTCCGCGAATCGGCGTTAAGGCGGCCAGAGCGGTGAGGTTACACCCGTACCCATCCCGAACACGGAAGTTAAGCTCACCTGCGTTTGGGCGAGTACTGGAGTGCGCGAGCCTCTGGGAAAACCCATTCGCCGCCTCCATTCATACTACAAGCCACACACCCGTCGTGGGTGTGTGGCTTTCTTCATTTATCGTCCGGGAGTGCCGACAGTGTGCTCCGGGCAGCGACCGCGCCCATAGTGGCAACACCGGCCAGTTCGTCACTCGAAGTCGGCGAGGACCGTCGCCCCGTGTTCAGCAGCCCCGAAGGGGTCGGCCGGGTCGTCGTGTTCGTAGATCGCCCACTCGATCTCGTGCTCGCGGACAGCCCGGGCACAGGCGTCGACGTCGAGGAGTCCGTCCCCGACATTCGTGGGCTCGCCCGTCTCGGGAGCCACGTCGAAGACGTGCACGAGCGGTATCTGTTCGTGGTACGCCTCGAGCAACGCGACCGGGTCGTACCCGGCGGCGGTGACCCAGCCGAGGTCGACCTCGAACCGGAGTGGGTCGTCGGCCGCCTCCAGGAGCTGGACGAACGCGGGCGCTCCGTCGACGGTGACGAACTCGTGGTCGTGGTTGTGGTAGCACAGCCGGATGCCGTGGTCGCGACAACGCTCGGCGAGCGCGACCAGCTCGGTCGCGGTGTCCTCGATGGCACCCCGGGACGCGAAGTGGGCGTCGTCGAGGTACGGGACGACCAGGGTGTCGCATCCGAGGTCACGATAGAACCCGACGGTCGCTTCGAGGTCTGCGGTCAGGGTCTCGAACCCGACGTGTGCGGCGACGGTCTCCAGCCCGGTTTCCTCGAGTGCAGCCGCGACGGCGTCGGGGTCGGCGTCGCCGACCCGTGTCGCGAACTCCACGCCGTCGAAGCCCAGCTCCCCAGCGCGGCGGACGACGGTCTCGAGGGGCTGGTCGACGCGGCGGAGCGAGTACAACTGGACGGCAGGGCGTGCCATGCCCGAGGTACCGGTCGCCCGTCTGAAAGCAGTGGGGGTGGCGGCGATTCCGCGGTGGCTACTCGTCGAAACGCATCCCGTAGCCCCAGTCCTCCAGCTGTCCCTCGACCTCGTCGAGGTGCTGGAGCCCGACGGCCACGAGTGCTTCCCGGAGGTCGGTCAGGGAGACGTTGTCATCGAACCGCGTCTCGAGGTCCTCGAGAGCGTCGCGTTCGGCGTCCTTCGTCGCCGGCTGCAGAAACAGCGGCACGCGGTCGCGGCCGTCCTGGACGCTGTCGCGGCGGAACTTGTACGGGATGGACATCGAGTTCTGGCTCGTCCTGGCTCCACCGCTCGCGGCTGGGTTCCCGTCCGAAGGAGTGGCCTCGTCGCTCTCCTCCCGGGTGTTCGTCTCTGCTGTGTCGTCGGCGAAGGGGTCCTCGCCCGCACCTTTCTTCATCCCCGTCATGCGGACATCACCTGGTGGTCGAGGTCGCCCGGCTCCGGTGGGTTCGGCGCTTCGAGCCCGACCTCGGCCTCGAGGTGGCGCGCGAGGCGGTCGAACTGTGCGAGCGTCTCGAGTTCGTAGTCGCGCCGCCGGTCGCGGTGCTCGCTGACGTAGGTGAACGCCGAGCACTGTTGCATCCAGCAGCCTTCCATCAGCGAGCTGCGCTCGCCGACGATCTCGGGGATGGGGTAGTCGATCTCTTCGAGGATGGTCCGCTGGTCGCGCGTGTCCTTGAATCCGACCGGGACAGCGGCGAGCACGCCGACATCGACGTCGAGTTGCTCCTCGAAGCCGCCGACGAGTGCTTCCAGGCCTTCGACGGCGGCTCGCCCCTTCGCGCTCGGCTCCACGGGGATGACCAGCGACCGGGTCGCGTGGATGGCGTTGTAGAGGTGCGGGCCCTCGGTCGCGGGTGGGTCACAGATGAGCACGTCGTACTCGTCGGGAACGCCGGCGTCACGGAGCACGCGCAGGAGCTGGGCGTGCATCCCGAACGCCTCGCCCATCGCTTCGGCCTGGTCCTTCTCGCGCTGGAGGTACTCCGCGAGGTCCGAGAGCATGTTGTGTTCGGGGACGATATCGACGCCCTCGACGGTCCGGACGAGGTCGTCGAACTCGCCCTTCGGGCGGCGGATGAGGTGCCGGACGAGGTTGTCGACGGGTTCGGTCCGCTGGTCGTCGACGCCGAACAGTCGCGAGAGGTCTCCGTCCTGGGGGTCGAGTGGGACGACGAGTGGCTTCAGCCCGGCCCGGGCATGTGCCACCGCGAGGTTCGCGGCGGTGGTCGTCTTGCCGACCCCGCCTGCCTCGCTGTAGGTCGAGTACGCTAACATGTGCTCGTGATTCGTGCCCGTCGTCTTGAATGTTCACCGATGATGTTCACTACAGATGTTCATAGTGAACATAACTGGTGAACAGAAGCAGTGAACATCATCGGTGAACACGCTACCGTACCCGTGTTCACCGAGTTTGTTCACCAGAAATGTTCATCGTACTTGTTCACCGTACTTGTTCACTATTCTTGTTCACTATTCTTGTTCACTATTCTTGTTCACTATGTCTGTTCACGATATCTGTTCATCAGGTTTGTTCACCGGTTCTAGTCAGCATCCGTGTTCACCGAGGTCGTTCACCGACTTCGTTCGCGGCTGCTTCCGACGCCATCTCGACCCGCCCGTACGATGCTGGGGCCCGGGTGCCGGTCCGAGCCGGCGCGTACACGAATCACTGTACGAGTGCCAGATTTAAGACGGCTGGTTTCGCCCGCGATAGCAGAAATGTATGGGTGTAGGTATATTTCGTGTCCCAACAGACTGGATGAGTCTGTGTGAACACGAGAATTCTCGGCGAATCCGGGAGATTTCCGGATATATCGAATAGCACGATATAGATCGGGCTCCAGCCGCATCGACCGAGTGTCTTACCGAATGTGTCGTGATGAGAACGACGGAACGAATCCCAGATGCTCACCGGTTCGAGCCGCGGTCCCGAAACATCGAGATTCTGTAAGATTCAGTGCCCGGTGTCGACCCGGTCGGTGACCGCGTCGAGGTGCTCGAGGCCGACGACCGCCACGACGTCGCCCGACTCCCTGAGCTGGTCAAGGCGGCGGGCCATCGTCTTCTCGCGGGCGGTGTCGAGCAGCGATATCGGGAGTGGCGTCTTCGTCGCGCCCCGCAGCGCCCGGTTGCGGGAGATGAGTCGTTCCTCGTCGTCGGCCTGCACGGCCGGCGGGTCCTCGTGCGAGCAGTCGTGGGCCATCTCGGGGACGGTGTCGTCCATCGAGACGAGGCCCGCCGGTCCCATGACGGCGGCGAGCCGGCACTGGACCGCGTGGCGTGAGAGGTCCGCCACGTCGCTGAGGACCCGCCGGGCGGTCAGCATCGCGGCGTCCCGGTCCCGGAGTTCCGCGACCACGGTCCGGAGGAAGGACCCGGTCGGCGCGTCGATGCCGACCGCACGAGCGTCGGGGCCCATCGCCTGGATCGCCGCGCTCATCTCGCCGCCGCGACTGGGTGGAATCTCGCTCTCGCCGGCGTACTGCTCGAACAGTGGCACCGCGAGTGGTGCGAGCTCGAGCGCGACCACGTCGGGGGTGAGGGTCTGGACCACGTGCTGGACGCGGTAGATGCTCGCGGGGTGGTCGTGGACGATGCCGAGCAGGGTGAGCGACCCGGTGTCGTCGGTGCCCGGGACCGTCCGGGTGTGGGCTGCGCTCACCCGCGGGTCGTCGATACTCTCGAGGTCGAAGGCGTTCGTGTCGCTGGTGTCGGCCATCTGTGGGGGGAAGTGGTGCGACCGACCGGGTCGTCACGTCGAGGCTGACCGAGGTTATGTCCTGAATGGTAAAGGTCTATCGGCGGTTGCGCGGCCGGCTTACCCGGACGCAGCCCGGTTACCCTCGCGTAATGTAGGTATACGAACCTTTATGGCATGTTAACGTGTAACATGGGGTGCGCACATGAGCCAGGCAGATTCATCCGACGAACTCGCACAGCTCTTCGTCGACATCACGGGGACGACGACCACGACGGAGCGACAGACCGAAGCCACCCACGGCGTCGTCGACGCCGAACTCGAGGCCGAGGTCAGAGACGCTCTCAGGGAGACGGGGTTGGAGGACACGCTGTCGGAGCCGGACACCGGCTGAGGCAGGCAGCCCGGCGGGACTACCGCCGAGAGCCCGTTTTCGGAGTTACTGGCGCCCGAGCAGCCGCTCCCGGAGCGACCGCTTGTGCGGCCGCTCCGCCAGCAGTACGGTCGTATCGAGGTCCTCGAGGACGGACAGCGCCAGCGAGCCGCCGACCAGCCGGGACAGGAGCCCCCGCTCGGTCGCCCCGACGAGGACGAGCGACTTGTCGGCCGCCGCCTCGCCGATGGCGGTCTCGACGTCGCCTGTCTCGACCAGTAGCTCCACATCCTCGAGGTCGTGGTCGGCGACCCAGTCCTCGAGGAACGCCCGTCCAGTGGCCGCGTCGTCGGCGACGTGCAGCACCGAGACGCTGGCGCCGACCGTCTCCTGCAGCGCCTGCGCGATCTCGGCGGACAGGTCGGACGACTGGCCGCCCGCAGTCGGCAGGAGGATCGTCTCGGGGTCGAACCCTCGTTCGTCGAGCACGAGCACGTCACACGGCAGGTCGTGGGTGAGCTCGTCGAGCGCCCCCTCGACCCGCCCGCCGGCGAGTTTCGTACTTCTGGCGCCCATGACCAGCCGGTCCACGTCGTGTTCGCGGGCGGCGTCGAACACCTCCGCGAGCCCCTCGTGGGAGAGGATGGTCAGCGTCTCGACCGGCACGTCCAGTTCTTCGGCGTCGGCCTGGGCGTCGGCCAGGAGCCGTTCGGAGGCTCGCGGCAGGCGGTCGCGCTGGGCGGCAGCAGCCGCCAGCGAGGTCTGGTCGGGCACCTGGACGATGTGGGTCGCGAGGACGCGGCCGCCCTCGTGTTTCGCGAGGATGGACCCGAGCGTCACCAGCGCCCGCTCGGTCCGGGGGTTCGAGACGGCGACCATCGTCGTGGGGGCGTCGTCGTCGGCATCCGACCCGTTCGGCGCGAGGGTCGCCGCCGCCTCGACGACGGTGGGGGGCAGTTCCCCGTCCCGGTCGAGGATGTAGCGGCCGAGGAGGCCCTGTCTGGTGGTGTGGCGCCGGGCGTACAGGCCGTACCAGACGACCGCCCCGAGGACGAACACGCCCGACAGGAGCAGTTCCTGCTCGCCGACGAACGCCAGCAGCCCCAGCGACAGGACGATGCCGACGATGGGGGTGATCGGGTAGAACGGGACGGTGAAGTCCGGGTCGTACTCGGGGTCGGTCTCCCGGAAGACGATCAGCGCGACGTTCATCAGCGCGTAGACGACCAGGTGGAGCACGCTGGCCGCCTTCGCGAGCACCTCGATGTCCCGGCCGAGCGCCGCGATGAAGACGATGATGACGGCGCCCGTGATGATGATGGAGCGATACGGGGTCGCGTACGTCGGGTGGATCTCGTTGAGCCAGTTGGTGACGATGCGCTCGCGCCCCATCGCGAAGTTGATGCGGGCCGACGCCAGGATGGACGCGTTCGCGCTCGAGGCCGTCGCGAGCAGCGCCCCCAGCGTCACGATGGTGGCCGCGAACGCCGCGAGGCCGCCCGGGAAGGCGACCTGCGTGGCCTGGGTCAGCGGCGCGTCCTGGCTCAGGTCGGGCCAGGGCACCACGCCGAGCATGATGCTCACGAGGATGGCGTAGAGGACGGTCACGATGACGACGCTGCCGATGATCGCCAGTGGGAGGTTCCGGCCGGGGTTCTTCAGCTCCTCGGCGACGGTCGCGATCTTCGCGTACCCGAGGAAGGAGACGAACACGAGCGCCGTCCCCGGGAGGATGGCGCCGTAGCCGAACGGCGCGACCCCGCCGTCACCGAGCAGCGTCGCGAGGTCGAACGACAGCCAGCCCTGGATCGCGAACAGGCCGAGGATGGCCAGCAGGATGGTGACGATGACCGTCTGGACGCCGCCGGTCTCCTTGGCGCCGACGTAGTTGACGCCCACGAAGACGGTGCCGGCGATGAGCGCACCGACCTGGATCTCGGAGAGGAACAGGAACCCGGGTATCGGTGCCAGCGTGGCGAGGTACTGCCCGAACCCGATGCTGTAGAAGGCGGACGCGAACGCCAGCCCCACCCAGTCGCCGAGCCCGGCGATGGAGCCGAACAGCGGGCCGAGCGCGCGGTTGACGTAGTAGTAGCCGCCGCCGGCCTTCGGCATGGCCGTCCCGAGTTCGGAGACCGACAGGGCGTTCACCAGCGCGATGAGCCCGCCGACGACGAACGAGACGATGACGATGGGCCCGGCGGTGCTGGCCGCGACCCCGGGGAGGACGAAGATGCCCGCGCCGATCATCGTCCCGATGCCGATAGTCAGCGCCGAGAGCAGCCCGAGGTCCTTCGCCAGCTCCTCGTCGCTCATCCGCGCACCTCCGTGTGCCGCGCCCGCAGCTGCCGCTTCGCGGCTGAAGGCGCCTGACACTGCGGGTACTGCGGCGCAAGCGAGACGACCGGACCGACGGCGCGGTCGAGCAGCACCATCCCGTCAGCCACCTCCGCCCCGCATCGACGAGCACGTGCACTGCTCCGTCAGCCGGGCTGCCGCCGGCTCGCGCGAGACGCGCCGTCCCAGCGTGGCGTGACGAGGGGTCGTTCTCGCCGTGTCCGTACCGAACCGTTCGTACTCGGGTATCGTTCTGTCCATGTTCGCCCCAGAGATTCCAGAACACATAAAATTCGCCATTATATTTCGAAAAGCGAAAATCGAGAGCGATAAATTGTGATTATCGAATACCTGTGGCTGTGGCGGGAAGACGGGGTGTCGTCTCGCCCATTCTGGCCGGTCGACGGCCGGAACGGTGGCTCGTGTCTCGGCTTCGGCCGTCACAACCCTCATCAGGAACACGTGACTACTCTCACGGTATGCCCAGCAGCCATACGCCCGACTCGGTCCCGGTCTGTCGCACCGAGGACGAGCACCGGGCGGCATACGCGAAGGCGAACCGCGAGGGGACCGCGCTGTTCGTCGTCGACGAGGAGGAACACGGGTTCTCGCTCGCCTACGACCTCATCCCGACCGGCCAGCGCCTCACCGCCGACGCCAGGGACGAGCTGAAGGCGTTCGGGACCGACCGCGTCGAGACCCTCGTCGAGGGCGAAGAGAGCGAGACGACGCAGTTGCACCACAGTTTCGGGGCCGCGATGGGCAACGTGTTCTACTTCGCCGAGGAGCACGTCGCCCGGGAGTTCGCGGCCGACGTCTCGGAGATCGTCCTCGACGAGACCAACTGGGAGCCGGACCCCGACGGGGCCGCCGGCCCGCGCTGACCGACCCCCGCTTCTCGGTGGCTGCACCACGACCAGCGCCCGGCCACGGCTACTCATCCGTCGAAACCCCCAGAGCGCTTAATATCTTCTTGGAGTTACAGGTGAGTAATCGCAACAGATGGAGTCGACCGACCACCAGCCGACGTCTCGGGAAGCACGCCGATGACGGGCGGCGACGGTCGTTCGCTCGGACAGGTCGTCCTCGTCGGCCTCGCCGTCTGCGGGCTGGTGCTCGCGGCCGGTATCCTCCCCGCGGTCCCGGGCCAGGCCCCACTCGGCGGACTCGCAGGTCCACAGGCCGACGCTCCGGGCGGCACGGGTGGTGCCGGCGGGGGCGACGCCGGTGGCCTCTCCGGGCTCTCGGGACTCGGCGACCTGCTGGGCCTCGGGTCCAGTGGCGACGCCACACCCCAGGACGCGGCAGCCGAACGGACCAGCGGCCCGGTGGCGACCCAGACCGGTAGCCAGGGCACCGCGACCGCTGCCGACCAGGGC
This window of the Haloarchaeobius amylolyticus genome carries:
- a CDS encoding sugar phosphate isomerase/epimerase family protein, with the protein product MARPAVQLYSLRRVDQPLETVVRRAGELGFDGVEFATRVGDADPDAVAAALEETGLETVAAHVGFETLTADLEATVGFYRDLGCDTLVVPYLDDAHFASRGAIEDTATELVALAERCRDHGIRLCYHNHDHEFVTVDGAPAFVQLLEAADDPLRFEVDLGWVTAAGYDPVALLEAYHEQIPLVHVFDVAPETGEPTNVGDGLLDVDACARAVREHEIEWAIYEHDDPADPFGAAEHGATVLADFE
- a CDS encoding ParA family protein — its product is MLAYSTYSEAGGVGKTTTAANLAVAHARAGLKPLVVPLDPQDGDLSRLFGVDDQRTEPVDNLVRHLIRRPKGEFDDLVRTVEGVDIVPEHNMLSDLAEYLQREKDQAEAMGEAFGMHAQLLRVLRDAGVPDEYDVLICDPPATEGPHLYNAIHATRSLVIPVEPSAKGRAAVEGLEALVGGFEEQLDVDVGVLAAVPVGFKDTRDQRTILEEIDYPIPEIVGERSSLMEGCWMQQCSAFTYVSEHRDRRRDYELETLAQFDRLARHLEAEVGLEAPNPPEPGDLDHQVMSA
- a CDS encoding amino acid permease is translated as MSDEELAKDLGLLSALTIGIGTMIGAGIFVLPGVAASTAGPIVIVSFVVGGLIALVNALSVSELGTAMPKAGGGYYYVNRALGPLFGSIAGLGDWVGLAFASAFYSIGFGQYLATLAPIPGFLFLSEIQVGALIAGTVFVGVNYVGAKETGGVQTVIVTILLAILGLFAIQGWLSFDLATLLGDGGVAPFGYGAILPGTALVFVSFLGYAKIATVAEELKNPGRNLPLAIIGSVVIVTVLYAILVSIMLGVVPWPDLSQDAPLTQATQVAFPGGLAAFAATIVTLGALLATASSANASILASARINFAMGRERIVTNWLNEIHPTYATPYRSIIITGAVIIVFIAALGRDIEVLAKAASVLHLVVYALMNVALIVFRETDPEYDPDFTVPFYPITPIVGIVLSLGLLAFVGEQELLLSGVFVLGAVVWYGLYARRHTTRQGLLGRYILDRDGELPPTVVEAAATLAPNGSDADDDAPTTMVAVSNPRTERALVTLGSILAKHEGGRVLATHIVQVPDQTSLAAAAAQRDRLPRASERLLADAQADAEELDVPVETLTILSHEGLAEVFDAAREHDVDRLVMGARSTKLAGGRVEGALDELTHDLPCDVLVLDERGFDPETILLPTAGGQSSDLSAEIAQALQETVGASVSVLHVADDAATGRAFLEDWVADHDLEDVELLVETGDVETAIGEAAADKSLVLVGATERGLLSRLVGGSLALSVLEDLDTTVLLAERPHKRSLRERLLGRQ